A stretch of the Deinococcus betulae genome encodes the following:
- a CDS encoding major capsid protein, whose protein sequence is MDTFATITAALSMGGSLIRLANTPPPAAEYLLTSVLPREIRPDFEVRGGTLKINTVMAGLVGMDSPYPQGSSIQLSTFNEKTAKIAMTLPLSEEHQRELNKFLDQAQLGRLGNRTRGDLMSEAALNLYEKGCIQALDDTEEYLRAKALMTGAISWTFNKKTLTVDYNVPAGNKFVARTGVNGYGGSSSKFWADYLDADAIVQGAELLLMSNATLNKILNNPAHNIRVISDIYSPQRNIRRVQVVRAVQTASGITVGDDRDARYSVTLTAYLRKGNIVDPTTTGGVIQVNLIPDNKIAVIGRRDTNQLISIDGTPTPQSTLGYTHIAPTIEGQNVNSPLGRFGRLFTPDQRPWELIAEAVENCLPVIEAPERIVLLETD, encoded by the coding sequence ATGGATACCTTCGCCACCATCACGGCCGCCCTGAGCATGGGCGGCAGCCTGATCCGTCTGGCCAACACGCCACCCCCGGCCGCCGAGTACCTGCTGACCAGCGTGTTGCCCCGCGAAATCCGCCCGGACTTCGAAGTGCGCGGCGGCACCCTGAAGATCAACACGGTCATGGCGGGCCTGGTGGGCATGGACAGCCCGTACCCCCAGGGCAGCAGCATCCAGCTGAGCACCTTCAATGAGAAGACCGCCAAGATCGCCATGACCCTGCCCCTGAGCGAGGAGCATCAGCGCGAGCTGAACAAGTTCCTTGATCAGGCGCAGCTGGGCCGATTGGGCAACCGCACCCGCGGCGACCTGATGAGTGAGGCGGCGCTCAACCTGTACGAGAAGGGCTGCATTCAGGCCCTCGACGATACCGAGGAATACCTGCGCGCCAAGGCCCTGATGACCGGCGCCATCAGCTGGACCTTCAATAAGAAGACGCTGACCGTTGACTACAACGTGCCGGCGGGCAACAAGTTCGTGGCCCGCACGGGCGTCAACGGGTACGGCGGGTCCAGCAGCAAGTTCTGGGCGGACTACCTGGACGCCGACGCCATCGTGCAGGGCGCCGAGCTGCTGCTGATGAGCAACGCGACCCTGAACAAAATCCTGAACAATCCGGCGCACAACATCCGGGTGATCAGCGACATCTACAGCCCGCAGCGGAACATCCGCCGGGTGCAGGTGGTGCGCGCGGTGCAGACGGCCAGCGGCATCACTGTGGGTGATGACCGCGACGCGCGCTACAGCGTGACCCTGACCGCGTACCTGCGTAAGGGCAACATCGTGGACCCCACCACCACTGGCGGTGTGATTCAGGTCAACCTGATTCCGGACAACAAGATCGCGGTGATTGGCCGGCGCGACACGAACCAGCTGATCAGCATCGACGGGACGCCCACGCCGCAGAGCACGCTGGGTTACACGCACATCGCGCCCACGATTGAAGGGCAGAACGTCAATTCGCCTCTGGGCCGCTTCGGGCGCCTGTTCACGCCGGACCAGCGCCCGTGGGAGCTGATCGCGGAGGCTGTTGAGAATTGCCTGCCGGTGATTGAAGCGCCGGAGCGCATCGTGCTGCTGGAGACGGACTGA
- a CDS encoding RusA family crossover junction endodeoxyribonuclease, with amino-acid sequence MSNVLFEMVLPRRPVSYNARGRPAYPNWKAYVAAEAKSLWTYPTLNGQNYYFQIIYICHEDPVDVDNIIKPIQDALVNVVYSDDVSISDVSAHRRFTSESLHPDDLPDALLDVMTGSLGVTDVVYLRLCEKRDIGSFV; translated from the coding sequence GTGAGCAATGTTTTGTTCGAGATGGTTTTGCCTAGACGGCCTGTTTCCTACAATGCCAGAGGTAGGCCTGCTTATCCAAACTGGAAAGCTTATGTAGCTGCCGAAGCGAAGTCTTTATGGACATATCCTACGCTGAATGGTCAGAATTATTATTTTCAAATCATATATATCTGCCATGAAGATCCCGTTGATGTCGATAATATAATTAAGCCCATTCAAGATGCCTTGGTTAACGTAGTTTACAGCGATGATGTAAGCATCTCAGATGTATCTGCTCATCGTCGTTTCACTAGTGAGTCTCTACATCCAGATGATTTGCCTGATGCGCTGCTAGACGTCATGACTGGTAGCCTAGGTGTGACGGATGTAGTTTATCTTCGCCTCTGTGAAAAAAGAGATATTGGGAGTTTCGTATGA
- a CDS encoding minor capsid protein, whose amino-acid sequence MPALTPEHRRLLKLARAKEGEHLASARGAVLAQYRKGLLADAQAELERVLALPQAQRRVQLPKVLALISKASAATRTPPEQVYRSIRAAVRDRVLSVDELARISDPGLAFNDSKALQARAVDRQRQEMNGYWNKEQKRFRDDTAKTVREAIRKGLSVEQAAGLLEARVGVSRNRALLVAEDQLLTALATSERARLKALGIQKFIWWSRMDQKVRRGHQLLHGRIFEFKAAPILPGQEIRCRCRAIGVPVSGAS is encoded by the coding sequence ATGCCGGCCCTGACGCCTGAGCACCGCCGGTTATTGAAGCTGGCCAGGGCCAAAGAAGGGGAGCATCTGGCCAGCGCCCGCGGCGCCGTGTTGGCCCAATACCGGAAGGGGCTCCTGGCCGATGCCCAGGCCGAACTGGAGCGGGTGCTAGCCCTGCCCCAAGCCCAGCGGCGGGTGCAGCTGCCCAAGGTGCTGGCGCTGATCAGCAAGGCCAGTGCGGCCACACGGACGCCACCAGAACAGGTGTACCGGAGTATTCGGGCGGCGGTGCGGGACCGCGTGCTGAGCGTGGACGAACTGGCGAGGATCAGCGACCCTGGCCTAGCCTTCAATGATTCGAAGGCCCTGCAGGCCCGCGCGGTGGACCGGCAGCGCCAAGAGATGAACGGGTACTGGAACAAAGAGCAGAAACGCTTCCGGGATGACACAGCCAAGACCGTGCGGGAGGCCATTCGAAAGGGGCTGAGTGTCGAGCAGGCCGCCGGGCTGTTGGAAGCGCGGGTGGGGGTGAGCCGGAACCGGGCGCTGCTTGTGGCGGAGGACCAGCTTTTGACGGCTCTAGCTACCTCTGAGCGTGCAAGGTTGAAGGCGCTGGGCATTCAGAAGTTCATCTGGTGGAGTCGAATGGATCAGAAAGTACGGCGTGGGCACCAGCTCCTGCATGGCCGAATTTTTGAGTTCAAGGCGGCACCTATATTGCCTGGTCAGGAAATTCGGTGCAGGTGTCGTGCCATTGGAGTCCCAGTGTCAGGCGCGTCCTAG